One Anoplopoma fimbria isolate UVic2021 breed Golden Eagle Sablefish chromosome 2, Afim_UVic_2022, whole genome shotgun sequence DNA window includes the following coding sequences:
- the baz2ba gene encoding bromodomain adjacent to zinc finger domain protein 2B isoform X8, which produces MESGERLASPAPTLSAARTSSPAASSSSSSSSSSSPSPAPHSKSSLAPSPSALGSTLSTSGRLFGAAGEQPFIGSTLSSAFPLVNHPAFGAIYTAGAGRPEFGGLGSLGMSAALAAHPQLGALSEWWRAAEAHGRGAAAFLPSFISFPPFFSPHIQPNHSASPVQIRMPSKNSHAPPKGVNGAVNGSGVCPPTTQSGIFSASPAPVHASTKPTKNLDPSNSHRSSPQSNPAELVDKPIHKTKEKKQRKKPADTCVASNSESGTSSDSSSDGSLSSDLEDLAEDDEDDDDDDEDDEEEDKQSELSDSEKRTKKKTKVLIPNTGTTKANRPLSGEPHDKKDTKSHKVSSNPPNLVPFPCSASPPALSQTSPLALHSSRSRTEGPQQHFSVIQSTGLAANSKPLALLSQPRREFSPSSSPIALTTSPKARSSNASPKPPKLLPSSSPQHLPLSLCSSPKPLSVPSPPRSTLPLPTSPKPFGSTSSVRSSQKSSLKPPRRAVPGSAKSNKRKQLEASLAQISEFRLKQTLMSQGQTFPAELKKQQQGPNKSPKRTSLSSSPLPPAPPPPPQNNHSNLFLSSALLGLPEPHHPNGVIQSITQDAPLALITKPRKDSASQGKSPQCDSDAGSMPVNLSTGASRTQATAQAGPQSQPSTTSPHATGHGSRKNKTPKGKAQTPGLGPGQGQGQGQGQGQGQGQIQGQADPLAAWKGFSQNHLVQSLVDLFRGGEPGIGIPGVSIPGVGIPGMGIPGTCNPTAGLPANKESDDSGDDDDDEDDDLEEEEEEDEEDSDDSLSESDSNSDSDVSGKKVKELKLLPSGTSKKEMTPRRLTKGPELLNTSTNHTATSCSPLNLQVIKTPTIVTSSSALAYHSSPGSSSYSLASPLGLGKRKRVMDEKELMIPLELGWRRETRIKSVAGRSQGEVAYYAPCGKKLRQYPDVMKYLSRNGISGITRDNFSFSAKIRVGDFYEAREGPQGLQWSLLKEEEVIPHILAMEGRRGRPSSSDRQSAGEGGKGSRRRKGRPPNVGDPLVPEGPSPSEVKLLRKLEAQEIARQATQMKLMRKLEKQALARAAKEARKQQAIMAAEERRKQKEQIKILKQQEKIKRIQQIRMEKEVRAQQILEAKRKKKEEVANAKIMEAEKRIKEKELRRQQAEILKHQELERHRLDMVWERERRRQHVMLMKAVEARKKAEERERLRQEKRDEKRLNKERKLEQRRIELEIARELKKPNEDMCLSDHKPLPEFSRIPGLILPGRAVSDCLMLMQFLRGFGKVLGLDLNLDVPTLGMLQEGLLNVGDSMGQVQDLLVKLLSLAVCDPGLPPGQRTKTMLGDHLTNVGINRDNVSEVLQMYMGAHCANTELAPLALSLKTKAFQAHTPSQKASILGFLANELACSRAVISEIDKSLDQMANMRKDKIIMEGKLKKLRTIHAKRTGRREASMGVEENQSIGTPSSAAKRKRKLGGDSDDDDEEDDDSDDQAEDEDDEEEEEIKKVKKVETYDEDEVDQATSLEELEKQIEKLAKQHHQTRRKLFEISHSLRSMMYGQDRYRRRYWVLPHCGGVFIEAMESGEAPEELEEERQRRRRVAEEVKVKEEPQEIELQKEKPTNLDGQSIRMRGFEDEKEEDKEHEGKKNALFYQQPGCGTKLCTFRDVNKDVGKETTMAEDKESPHVRQNGTSPLGTPVATTTGTSSSPTRNTSEPAVATTPSMVTTNDTTSIPPPASTSLSVPCLPAPRESPGNTPPTSSPAPSPYLSFQANDQLLRVLTERSGHWFSLLPRNPCDLTSITTPPPGAPRVSPQASSTPARPRSPPQSPALPLTPSAASASASPHHPAGLLNYPLSALQVKSGASLQGVSFGSWPCGLISPSLPLCSSPNPMLGHSLEGNTAASVSSKSESPLPCIEKTSSMPSPALEMPKSLDHAAPRPIPEEMLTGWWRVSDIVELRALVGSLHSRGMREKGLQRQMQKYTEIIPQVCTKHKDVAMIELRELEESQVSVESVRGWCVEEQAMEMDIAVLQQVEELERKVTAASLQVKRPDVLSQGWTFPDPQSEREDLVYYEHKPPTKSTPGTANAGDKDSKEHPEERGEKGGVMRHLDNPLDIAVTRLADLERNIERSSEEEVAHGMKVWRRALTEVRSAAQLAMCIQQLQKSIAWERSIMKVYCQMCRKGDNEDLLLLCDGCDKGCHTYCHKPKITSIPEGDWYCPACISKASGPSPKNKKPPSKPVASSGGGAKKGGEGKKNGKQAGNGEVTEDDPASASSTPKKGAKDTSRKRKPDESSPALPAANQESPVCVKRAKTARDNNRDLGLCRVLLAELERHQDAWPFLTPVNLKSVPGYRKVIKKPMDFSTIREKLVSSQYQNLETFIIDVNLVFDNCEKFNEDNSDIGRAGHNMRKFFEKRWTELLKQTN; this is translated from the exons ATGGAGTCTGGAGAGCGGCTGGCCTCCCCTGCGCCCACCCTGTCTGCTGCTCGCACCTCCTCCCCTGcggcctcttcctcctcctcctcctcttcgtcctcttcACCATCCCCTGCTCCCCACTCTAAGAGCAGCCTGGCCCCGAGCCCCTCAGCACTGGGATCCACCCTCAGCACCTCTG GCCGTCTGTTTGGGGCAGCAGGAGAGCAGCCCTTTATTGGCTCAACATTGTCAAGTGCCTTCCCTCTGGTCAACCACCCAGCCTTCGGAGCCATCTACACTGCCGGAGCAGGCAGGCCCGAGTTTGGAGGCCTGGGTTCCCTGGGCATGTCAGCTGCTCTGGCTGCCCACCCCCAGCTAGGAGCTCTCTCTG AGTGGTGGCGAGCTGCTGAAGCCCACGGACGGGGAGCTGCTGCCTTTCTCCCCTCTTTCATCAGCTTCCCTCCCTTCTTCAGCCCTCACATTCAGCCCAACCACAGCGCCAGTCCCGTTCAGATCAGGATGCCCAGCAAGAACAGCCATGCCCCACCTAAAG GGGTGAATGGGGCAGTAAACGGCAGCGGGGTCTGTCCTCCCACCACACAATCAGGGATCTTTTCTGCCAGTCCGGCTCCTGTCCACGCATCAACTAAGCCCACCAAAAATTTAGATCCTTCTAACAGTCACCGTAGCAGCCCTCAGAGCAATCCAGCAGAGTTGGTGGACAAGCCCATCCACAAAACTAAAGAGAAG AAGCAACGGAAGAAGCCAGCAGACACTTGTGTGGCAAGCAACAGTGAGTCAGGCACTTCCTCGGACAGCTCAAGTGACGGCTCCCTCAGCAGTGATCTGGAAGACCTGGCAGAGGATGACGAAGACGACGATGATGACGACGAGGATgacgaagaggaggacaagCAGAGTGAATTATCAGACTCTGAGAAGCggacaaagaagaaaacaaag GTTTTGATACCAAACACTGGAACTACAAAGGCTAACAGACCACTCTCTGGGGAACCCCATGACAAGAAAGACACCAAGTCCCACAAGGTCTCCTCCAACCCCCCAAACCTTGTGCCCTTCCCCTGCTCTGCCTCCCCTCCTGCCTTGTCCCAAACCTCGCCGCTGGCCCTGCACAGCTCCAGGTCCCGGACAGAGGGGCCACAGCAGCACTTCAGTGTGATCCAGTCCACAGGCCTGGCTGCCAACTCAAAGCCCCTGGCACTCCTCTCTCAGCCCCGCCGGGAGTTCTCACCGTCTTCCTCCCCCATAGCCCTCACCACATCTCCAAAGGCCCGCTCCAGCAATGCCTCTCCCAAACCTCCCAAActgctgccctcctcctccccccagcacctgcccctctccctctgctcctcccctAAGCCTCTCTCTGTGCCCTCTCCACCCCGCTCGACTCTCCCGCTGCCTACCTCCCCAAAACCCTTTGGTTCGACCTCATCTGTGAGAAGCTCCCAGAAGTCCTCTCTGAAGCCACCTAGGCGCGCTGTTCCTGGCTCTGCCAAATCCAACAAAAGGAAACAGCTGGAAGCTTCTCTTGCGCAGATCAGTGAGTTCAGGCTTAAACAG ACTCTAATGTCCCAAGGGCAGACATTCCCAGCTGAGCTAAAGAAGCAGCAGCAAGGTCCAAACAAGTCTCCCAAGAGGACGTCTCTGTCTTCATCGCCGCTGCCACCcgctccgcctcctccaccccagaACAATCACTCCAACCTCTTCCTCTCGAGTGCCCTGCTGGGGCTCCCCGAACCCCATCACCCCAATGGAGTCATCCAAAGCATCACTCAGGACGCACCTTTGGCCCTCATCACCAAACCTCGCAAGGACTCTGCCTCTCAAGGCAAGTCCCCTCAGTGCGACTCCGATGCGGGGTCGATGCCTGTCAATCTGAGCACAGGGGCGAGCAGGACCCAAGCAACTGCCCAGGCTGGGCCTCAGTCACAGCCCTCCACTACCTCACCCCATGCCACAGGCCATGGATCTAGAAAGAACAAGACCCCCAAGGGTAAGGCACAGACACCAGGGCTGGGACCGGGACAGGGACAGGGACAGGGACAGGGACAGGGTCAGGGACAGGGACAGATACAGGGTCAGGCAGACCCTTTAGCTGCCTGGAAAGGCTTCTCTCAGAACCATCTGGTACAATCTCTAGTAGATTTGTTTCGTGGAGGAGAGCCCGGGATCGGGATTCCTGGAGTGAGTATCCCTGGAGTGGGAATTCCCGGAATGGGGATCCCTGGGACATGTAACCCCACAGCCGGTCTCCCGGCTAACAAGGAATCTGACGACTCGGgggatgacgatgatgatgaggatgacgaccttgaggaggaggaggaggaggatgaagaggactCAGATGATAGTCTGTCAG AGTCTGACAGCAACTCAGACAGTGATGTCTCCGGGAAGAAAGTGAAGGAGTTAAAGCTGCTGCCGTCTGGGACATCCAAAAAGGAGATGACTCCTCGCAGGCTAACCAAAGGCCCAGAACTACTGAACACCTCAACCAATCACACCGCCACCAGCTGCTCCCCTCTCAACCTACAGGTCATCAAGACTCCCACCATTGTCACCAGCTCCAGTGCCTTGGCCTATCACAGCTCCCCAGGCTCTTCCTCCTACAGCCTAGCCTCTCCATTAG GCttagggaagaggaagagggtgaTGGATGAGAAAGAGTTGATGATACCTCTGGAGTTGGG GTGGCGGAGAGAAACCAGAATCAAATCAGTGGCTGGGCGGTCACAGGGCGAGGTGGCGTACTACGCCCCCTGTGGCAAGAAACTAAGACAGTACCCAGATGTGATGAAG TATCTATCCAGAAATGGAATAAGTGGCATCACGCGCGATAATTTTAGCTTCAGTGCAAAGATAAGGGTTGGTGACTTCTATGAAGCCAGAGAAGGACCCCAG GGTTTACAGTGGAGCCTGTTGAAGGAAGAGGAGGTAATTCCACACATTTTGGCGATGGAAGGTCGTCGGGGTCGTCCCTCTAGTTCAGACCGCCAGTCAGCGGGTGAAGGTGGCAAAGGCTCCCGCCGGAGGAAGGGCCGGCCCCCTAATGTGGGCGATCCGCTGGTGCCCGAGGGCCCCAGTCCCAGTGAGGTCAAACTCCTGCGCAAACTAGAGGCTCAAG AAATAGCCCGACAGGCCACCCAGATGAAACTGATGAGAAAACTGGAAAAGCAGGCACTGGCGCGTGCAGCCAAAGAAGCTCGGAAACAGCAAG CTATCATGGCAGCGGAGGAGAGGCGGAAGCAGAAAGAGCAGATCAAGATCCTCAAGCAGCAG GAAAAGATCAAGCGTATTCAGCAGATTCGGATGGAGAAGGAAGTCAGGGCGCAGCAAATTTTGGAG GCCAAACggaaaaagaaggaagaagtGGCCAATGCCAAAATAATGGAGGCTGAAAAGCGGATAAAg GAGAAAGAGTTGAGGAGGCAGCAGGCGGAGATCCTCAAACACCAG GAGTTGGAGAGGCATAGACTAGATATGGTATGg gagagggagaggaggaggcaacATGTAATGCTGATGAAGGCGGTTGAGGCTCGCAAGAAAGCAGAG GAGCGTGAGCGCTTGCGGCAGGAGAAAAGGGATGAGAAGCGCCTGAATAAAGAGCGTAAACTGGAGCAACGGAGGATAGAGCTGGAGATAGCCAGGGAGCTGAAGAAGCCAAATGAAGACATGTGTCTGTCTGATCACAAG CCTCTCCCTGAGTTCTCCCGGATTCCTGGACTCATCCTGCCAGGACGCGCTGTGTCCGACTGCCTGATGCTGATGCAGTTCCTGCGAGGCTTCGGGAAGGTGTTGGGCCTTGATTTGAATTTGGATGTGCCCACCCTGGGCATGCTGCAGGAGGGCTTGCTCAATGTGGGGGACAGCATGGGCCAAGTCCAGGACCTTCTGGTCAAACTGCTTTCTTTGGCAGTGTGTGATCCCGGTTTGCCACCTGGACAAAGG ACTAAAACCATGCTGGGGGACCACCTGACCAATGTTGGAATCAACAGGGATAATGTGTCTGAGGTGCTACAGATGTACATGGGAGCCCATTGTGCCAATACAGAGCTGGCCCCTCTGGCCCTCAGTCTGAAGACCAAGGCCTTCCAGGCCCACACGCCTTCCCAGAAGGCCTCAATCCTGGGCTTCCTGGCTAATGAGCTGGCCTGCAGCAGAGCTGTTATCAG TGAGATTGACAAGAGCCTGGATCAGATGGCAAACATGAGAAAGGACAAGATCATTATGGAGGGAAAACTGAAGAA GCTGAGGACCATTCATGCCAAACGCACCGGGAGGAGGGAAGCCAGCATGGGTGTTGAAGAGAACCAGTCCATCGGCACTCCGTCCTCTGCCGCCAAACGCAAGAGGAAACTGGGCGGAGACAGCGACGATGACGATGAAGAGGATGACGACAGCGATGACCAGGCAGAGGACGAGgacgatgaggaggaagaagaaataaagaaggtTAAAAAGGTGGAGACATATGatgag GATGAAGTTGACCAAGCCACCagtctggaggagctggagaagcagATAGAGAAATTAGCCAAG CAACATCATCAGACCAGAAGAAAGCTGTTTGAAATATCCCATTCTCTGCGCTCCATGATGTACGGCCAGGACCGTTACCGCCGCCGGTACTGGGTACTTCCCCACTGTGGAGGGGTCTTCATTGAAGCCATGGAGAGTGGAGAAG CTCCAGAGGAACTGGAGGAGgagcgacagaggaggaggagagtggcAGAGGAGGTCAAGGTGAAGGAGGAACCTCAGGAGATCGAGTTGCAGAAGGAGAAACCCACCAACCTCGATGGGCAGAGCATTCGAATGCGAGGCTTTGAGGACGAgaaagaggaggacaaagagcaCGAGGGGAAGAAAAACGCCCTCTTTTACCAGCAGCCAGGCTGTGGAACCAAACTGTGCACATTCCGCGACGTCAACAAGGACGTCGGCAAAGAAACGACGATGGCAGAGGACAAGGAGAGTCCCCACGTGAGACAAAACGGCACCAGCCCCTTGGGCACTCCTGTTGCCACAACCACAGGAACATCATCCTCCCCCACTCGCAATACCTCTGAGCCAGCAGTAGCAACAACCCCCTCCATGGTGACCACTAATGACACTACAAGCATCCCTCCCCCGGCCTCAACCTCTTTATCTGTCCCGTGCCTGCCAGCCCCACGGGAAAGCCCAGGGAACACTCCTCCGACCTCCTCCCCGGCTCCATCCCCGTACCTCTCATTCCAAGCCAACGACCAGCTGCTCAGAGTCCTGACGGAGAGGAGCGGACACTGGTTCAGTCTGCTCCCTCGCAACCCCTGTGACCTCACTTCCATCACCACGCCTCCTCCAGGAGCGCCTCGTGTGTCTCCCCAGGCGTCCTCCACCCCAGCCAGGCCCAGATCCCCACCTCAGTCCCCTGCCCTGCCTCTCACCCCTTCTGCTGCCTCAGCGTCCGCCAGCCCGCATCACCCAGCTGGCCTCCTCAACTACCCACTATCAGCCCTGCAG gTGAAGTCAGGGGCCTCATTGCAAGGAGTTTCTTTCGGAAGCTGGCCCTGTGGCTTGATAAGTCCCAGCCTGCCTCTGTGCAGCAGCCCCAATCCCATGCTAGGTCACTCTCTGGAGGGCAACACAGCAGCAAGTGTCTCCAGCAAGAGTGAATCACCTTTGCCTTGCATCGAGAAAACCTCATCCATGCCCTCTCCTGCCCTGGAGATGCCCAAATCCCTGGACCACGCCGCACCTCGGCCTATTCCAGAGG AGATGCTGACAGGGTGGTGGCGGGTGTCTGACATCGTGGAGCTGAGGGCTTTAGTCGGTTCTCTTCACAGCCGGGGCATGAGAGAGAAAGGCCTCCAGAGGCAAATGCAGAAATACACAGAGATCATCCCCCAGGTTTGCACCAAACACAAAGACG TGGCCATGATTGAGCTGCGTGAGCTGGAGGAAAGCCAGGTCAGTGTGGAGTCCGTGCGGGGCTGGTGTGTCGAGGAGCAGGCCATGGAGATGGACATTGCCGTGCTGCAGCAGGtagaggagctggagaggaaggTCACCGCCGCCAGCCTGCAGGTCAAG AGGCCTGATGTCCTCTCCCAGGGCTGGACATTTCCAGACCCTCAATCTGAGCGAGAGGACCTGGTGTATTACGAGCACAAGCCCCCCACCAAATCAACGCCAGGGACCGCCAACGCCGGAGACAAGGACTCCAAGGAGCACCCGGAGGAGCGGGGGGAGAAGGGCGGGGTGATGCGTCACCTGGACAACCCGCTGGACATAGCAGTGACACGTCTGGCCGATCTGGAGCGCAACATCGAGAGAAG CAGCGAGGAGGAGGTGGCCCATGGTATGAAGGTGTGGAGGAGGGCTCTGACTGAAGTGCGTAGCGCTGCCCAGTTGGCCATGTGTATCCAGCAACTACAGAAGTCCATCGCCTGGGAGAGGTCCATCATGAAAGTG tactGTCAGATGTGCAGGAAGGGAGATAACGAGGACCTCCTCCTGCTGTGTGACGGCTGTGACAAAGGCTGCCACACTTACTGTCACAAACCCAAGATCACCAGTATCCCAGAGGGAGACTGGTACTGCCCGGCCTGCATTTCCAAG GCAAGTGGCCCTTctcccaaaaacaaaaaacctccAAGCAAACCAGTAGCATCCAGCGGAGGAGGTGCTAAAAAAGGTGGAGAGGGGAAGAAGAACGGGAAGCAGGCAGGTAACGGAGAAGTCACGGAGGACGACCCGGCCAGCGCCAGCAGCACGCCCAAGAAAGGAGCAAAAGACACCAGCAGGAAGAGGAAACCAGATGAGAGCTCACCTGCTCTgccagcagccaatcaggagaGCCCTGTGTGTGTCAAGAGAGCCAAGACGGCTAGAGACAACAACAGGGACCTGGGATTATGCAG GGTGCTCCTTGCTGAGTTGGAGCGGCATCAGGATGCATGGCCTTTTCTCACACCCGTCAACCTGAAATCAGTCCCCGGCTACAGGAAGGTCATCAAGAAACCGATGGACTTCTCCACCATACGTGAGAAGCTTGTGAGCAGCCA GTATCAAAACCTTGAGACCTTTATCATTGATGTCAACTTGGTCTTTGATAACTGCGAGAAATTCAATGAAGACAATTCAGACATTGGTCGAGCTGGTCATAACATGAGGAAGTTCTTTGAGAAGCGCTGGACTGAGcttctgaaacaaacaaactaa